Proteins from one Setaria italica strain Yugu1 chromosome V, Setaria_italica_v2.0, whole genome shotgun sequence genomic window:
- the LOC101760577 gene encoding protein MOR1 isoform X1, which translates to MSTEDEKLLKEAKKLPWDERLQHKNWKVRNDANIDLAALCDSITDPKDARLREFGPLFKKTVADSNAPVQEKALDALLAFQRAADADASRYAKEVCDAIVAKCLTGRPKTVEKAQAAFLLWVELEAAEVFLESMEKAVKNKVAKAVVPAIDVMFQALSEFGTKVVPPKKILKMLPELFDHPDQNVRASSKGLTLELCRWIGKEPVKSILFEKMRDTMKKELEAELANVSGLAKPTRKIRSEQEKELEEEAVVETTGANTSEEAAADAPVEIDEYDLVDPVDILTPLEKSGFWDGVKATKWSERRDAVAELTKLASAKKIAPGDFHEICRTLKKLITDVNLAVSVEATQAIGNLAKGLRAHFSGNARMLLPVLLEKLKEKKPTMTEALSQTLQAMHTSGCFTLIDVIEDVRVAVKNKVPLVRSLTLTWVAFCIETSNKANVLKLHKEYVPICMECLNDGTPEVRDASFSVLTAIAKMVGMKPLERSLEKLDDVRKKKLSDMIGSASETVLSSGTAPIPTSGAATSARGAADSLSMKRSAASMLSGKKPVQAAVAAKKSGPSKSTASKKTDGGSQSKTSAAPEIEDVEPAEMSLEEIEERLGSVVKAETISQLKSTVWKERLEAIGMLKQEVESLTELDKSAELLIRLLCAVPGWSEKNVQVQQQVIEVIAHISSTVNKFPKRCVVLCLLGISERVADIKTRAHAMKCLTAFCEAVGPGFVFERLYKITKEHKNPKVLSEGILWMVSAVEDFGISNLKLKDMIDFCKDIGLQSSAAATRNATIKLIGMLHKFVGPDIKGFLSDVKPALLSALDAEYEKNPFEGAAAPPKRTVRVLDTASSTSAGPSDGLPREDISAKITPTLLKNLGSPDWKVRLESIDSVNKIVEEAHKRIQPTGTVDLFTALRGRLYDSNKNLVMATLSTIGGLASAMGPSVEKSSKGILADVLKCLGDNKKHMRECTLTALDSWVAAAQLDKMVPYIIVTLGDQKTGSEGRKDLFDWLSKHVSKMGDPSEALPLLKPSASSLMDKSSEVRKAAESFMNEILKICGQEVVGRNLKDLPSPTLAIVAERLKLTTVHEGFSESVKMVTTSMSLPSKAGLKSSKHGPNDRGSNVGKPVSQRGLPARASVTMVSSQDHLQSQALFNIRDSNKEERERRVLVRKFKFEEPRREQIDELKIDLFKHFREDVSLRLWNSDFKRQIDGIELLQKALPSSGKEVIELLDILLRWFVLRFCESNTTCLLKVLDFLPELFDLLKDQSYMLTEAEAAIFLPCLMEKSGHNIEKVREKMGELIKQMVNIYSLPKLLPYVLEGLRSKNNRTRIECVDIIGYFMDHHGTEVGGLMKNLPSVAALTAERDGEIRKAALNTLATAYKNLGDDVWRYVGKLSDAQRSMLDDRFKWKAREMEKRREGRPGDARAALRRSVRENGSDVAEQSGEVVSRSVAGSMISRDNFGYADAHMNRHMVPRQMPAATGPADWREALEIVALGLPEQSVEGMKVICHELTQAADPESSVLEDLIKEADRLVSCLAVMVPKTFNFSLSGASSRSCKYVLNTLMQTFQIKRLAHAVKEGTLDNLITELLLWLLDERVPLMDDGSQLLKALNVLMLKILDNAERTSSFVVLITLLRPLDPSRWPSPTPTESLAVKNQKFSDLVVKCLIKLTKVLQSTIYEVDLDRILQSIHIYLQELGMEEIRKRAGADDKPLRMVKTVLHELVKLRGTAIKGHLSMVPIDAEPQPIILAYIDLNLQTLAAARMLTPSGPMGQTHWGDAASNSPNPSTHSADAQLKQELAAVFKKIGDKQTCTIGLYELYRITQLYPKVDIFSQLQNASEAFRTYIRDGLAQVEKNAAAGRTPSSLPLSTPPPIAAIPSPKFAPSPVHTKSISGKTESNEDDASAEAQQAFRGDDSRLHSMDQQTDRYQTSAGTLDALRERMKSIQAAAVGHFDGSQARPLASMNGSNMLHAGTQLDGEPQQQSNIPPMDERALSGLQARMERLKSGSMEPL; encoded by the exons atGTCGACGGAGGACGAGAAGCTCCTCAAGGAGGCGAAGAAGCTGCCGTGGGACGAGCGGCTGCAGCATAAGAACTGGAAGGTGAGGAATGACGCGAACATCGATCTCGCCGCCCTCTGCGACTCGATCACCGACCCCAaggacgcccgcctccgcgagTTCG GGCCATTGTTTAAGAAGACGGTTGCTGATTCCAATGCGCCGGTGCAGGAGAAGGCGCTGGACGCCCTTCTCGCATTCCAGCGAGCTGCTGATGCCGACGCTTCAAG ATATGCCAAGGAGGTTTGTGATGCGATCGTGGCCAAGTGCCTCACTGGCCGACCGAAGACTGTAGAAAAGGCTCAAGCTGCATTCCTCCTATGGGTGGAACTGGAGGCAGCAGAGGTCTTCCTT GAATCCATGGAGAAGGCTGTGAAGAACAAAGTGGCTAAAGCAGTTGTACCTGCTATTGATGTGATGTTTCAAGCACTCAG TGAATTTGGAACTAAGGTAGTTCCACCCAAAAAGATTCTGAAGATGCTTCCTGAGCTGTTTGATCATCCAGACCAGAATGTCCGGGCTTCTTCTAAGGGTTTGACACTAGAACTTTGTCGGTGGATTGGCAAAGAGCCTGTAAAGTCTATTTTATTTGAGAAGATGAGAGATACTATG AAAAAGGAGTTGGAAGCAGAATTGGCAAACGTCTCCGGACTTGCTAAGCCAACTCGAAAAATAAG ATCTGAACAAGAAAaggagctcgaggaggaggcTGTGGTGGAGACAACCGGGGCTAACACTTCTGAAGAGGCTGCAGCAGATG CCCCTGTGGAGATCGATGAATACGACCTTGTTGATCCTGTAGATATTTTAACCCCACTAGAAAAATCTGGATTCTGGGATGGTGTG AAAGCGACTAAATGGTCAGAGAGAAGGGATGCTGTGGCGGAGTTAACTAAGCTTGCTTCGGCCAAAAAAATTGCTCCTGGCGATTTTCATGAAATCTGCCGGACACTGAAGAAG CTCATCACAGATGTTAATTTGGCTGTCTCGGTGGAAGCTACTCAGGCAATAGGGAATTTAGCTAAAGGTTTAAGAGCCCATTTTTCTGGAAATGCACGGATGCTTCTTCCAGTTTTGCTT GAAAAGTTGAAAGAAAAAAAGCCGACGATGACGGAAGCACTATCTCAAACACTTCAAGCGATGCACACGTCTGGCTGTTTTACACTTATTGACGTGATTGAAG ATGTTCGGGTGGCTGTAAAAAATAAGGTCCCTCTTGTTCGTTCCTTAACACTGACCTGGGTTGCATTTTGCATTGAAACAAGCAATAAAGCAAATGTACTAAAGTTGCACAAGGAATATGTTCCTATCTGCATGGAG TGCTTGAATGATGGTACACCAGAAGTACGAGACGCTTCATTTTCTGTTTTGACTGCCATTGCCAAG ATGGTTGGTATGAAACCCTTGGAACGATCGCTGGAGAAATTAGACGATGTGAGGAAAAAGAAACTGTCAGATATGATTGGTTCTGCCAGTGAGACTGTTTTGAGTTCAGGGACAG CGCCTATCCCAACTTCAGGAGCTGCCACATCTGCTCGCGGG GCTGCAGATAGCTTGTCCATGAAGAGATCTGCTGCAAGCATGCTTAGTGGAAAGAAGCCCGTGCAGGCAGCG GTTGCTGCTAAGAAATCTGGACCATCAAAATCCACTGCATCAAAAAAGACAGATGGTGGATCACAGTCAAAGACATCTGCTGCTCCTGAGATTGAAGATGTGGAG CCGGCAGAGATGAGTTTGGAGGAAATAGAAGAGAGGTTAGGATCCGTTGTGAAAGCTGAGACAATTTCCCAATTGAAGAGCACTGTCTGGAAAGAGCGGCTTGAAG CTATTGGCATGCTCAAGCAGGAGGTGGAAAGTCTTACAGAACTTGATAAGTCTGCTGAACTTCTGATTCGTTTGTTGTGCGCTGTGCCTGGATGGAGTGAAAAGAATGTTCAG GTACAACAACAAGTTATAGAGGTCATCGCCCATATTTCCTCGACTGTAAACAAATTTCCAAAGCGCTGTGTGGTTCTATGCCTTCTTG GCATAAGTGAAAGGGTTGCTGATATAAAAACACGGGCCCATGCAATGAAATGTCTCACTGCCTTTTGTGAGGCTGTAGGTCCAGGATTTGTGTTTGAGAGG CTATACAAAATAACAAAGGAGCACAAGAATCCCAAGGTTCTTAGTGAGGGTATTCTTTGGATGGTCTCTGCTGTAGAAGATTTTGGGATCTCTAATTTGAAGCTAAAG GACATGATTGATTTTTGCAAAGACATCGGTCTTCAATCAAGTGCTGCTGCAACAAGAAATGCTACTATAAAACTAATTGGGATGCTACATAAGTTTGTGGGACCAG ACATCAAGGGCTTTTTAAGTGATGTTAAACCTGCACTTCTAAGTGCCCTGGATGCTGAATATGAAAAAAATCCTTTTGAG GGTGCCGCTGCTCCTCCGAAGAGAACAGTAAGAGTTTTGGACACTGCATCTTCTACATCTGCTGGCCCGTCTGATGGGCTGCCACGGGAAGACATTAGTGCTAAGATAACGCCTACTTTACTAAAAAATTTGGGCAGTCCTGACTGGAAG GTACGACTAGAGTCCATTGATTCAGTCAACAAAATTGTGGAGGAGGCCCATAAACGCATCCAGCCTACAGGAACAG TTGACCTGTTCACTGCACTTAGAGGCCGTCTTTATGACAGCAACAAAAATTTAGTAATGGCAACCTTGTCCACTATTGGTGGTCTTGCATCTGCTATGGGCCCTTCTGTTGAAAAATCAAGCAAG GGTATTTTGGCGGATGTGCTGAAATGCCTTGGTGACAACAAGAAGCACATGCGAGAATGCACATTGACTGCTCTAGATTCATGGGTTGCTGCTGCCCAACTCGACAAGATGGTTCCATATATTATAGTGACTTTGGGTGATCAGAAAACAGGTTCAGAAGGGCGAAAAGACCTTTTTGATTGGTTGTCTAAGCATGTTTCAAAAATGGGTGATCCATCTGAGGCTTTGCCTTTGTTGAAGCCTTCGGCATCTTCTTTGATG GATAAATCTTCTGAAGTCCGTAAAGCTGCTGAATCCTTTATGAATGAAATTCTTAAAATCTGTGGCCAAGAAGTG GTTGGAAGGAACCTAAAAGATTTGCCATCACCTACTTTGGCCATTGTAGCAGAGAGGTTGAAACTGACTACTGTACATGAAG GATTTTCTGAATCTGTCAAGATGGTGACAACAAGCATGAGCTTGCCATCAAAAGCTGGTTTGAAGAGCAGTAAACATGGTCCAAATGATCGTGGTTCTAATGTGGGCAAACCTGTGTCTCAA AGAGGACTTCCAGCAAGGGCATCTGTTACTATGGTTTCTTCTCAAGATCATCTACAATCCCAGGCATTATTTAACATAAGGGATTCAAACAAG GAAGAGCGGGAGAGACGTGTTTTGGTAAGGAAATTCAAGTTTGAAGAACCGCGCCGAGAGCAGATTGATGAATTAAAG ATTGATTTGTTTAAACATTTCCGAGAAGATGTAAGCTTGCGACTGTGGAACTCAGACTTTAAGAGGCAAATAGATGGTATCGAATTGCTACAAAAG GCACTTCCTTCAAGTGGGAAAGAAGTAATTGAGCTTCTTGACATACTATTAAGGTGGTTTGTCTTACGCTTTTGTGAATCTAACACAACATGTTTGCTGAAG GTCCTTGACTTTCTTCCAGAGCTGTTTGATCTTCTAAAAGACCAATCTTACATGTTAACAGAAGCTGAAGCTGcaatttttcttccttgccTTATGGAGAAG TCTGGTCATAACATTGAAAAAGTTAGGGAAAAAATGGGGGAGCTGATAAAGCAAATGGTCAACATTTATTCTCTTCCCAAACTACTTCCCTATGTTTTGGAGGGACTGCGATCCAAGAATAACCGGACTAGGATAGAATGTGTTGATATCATTGGATACTTCATGGACCATCATGGGACTGAG GTTGGTGGGTTGATGAAAAACTTGCCATCTGTTGCAGCACTGACAGCAGAGCGTGATGGTGAGATCAGGAAAGCTGCTCTTAATACACTTGCAACTGCCTACAAAAACCTCG GGGATGATGTATGGCGCTATGTTGGAAAACTCTCAGATGCCCAAAGGAGCATGCTTGATGATAGGTTCAAATGGAAG GCTAGGGAAATGGAAAAAAGGAGAGAAGGAAGGCCTGGTGATGCTCGAGCAGCTTTGAGACGTTCAGTTAGAGAGAATGG GTCTGACGTAGCAGAACAAAGTGGAGAAGTAGTTTCCCGTTCAGTAGCAGGGTCAATGATCTCAAG GGACAACTTTGGATATGCTGATGCTCATATGAATAGGCATATGGTTCCTAGGCAGATGCCAGCTGCAACTGGTCCTGCTGACTGGCGTGAAGCTCTTGAGATTGTTGCACTGGGTTTGCCTGAGCAG TCTGTTGAAGGCATGAAAGTCATATGCCATGAGCTAACCCAGGCGGCTGACCCTGAAAGCTCAGTGCTTGAAGATCTCATTAAGGAAGCTGACAGATTAGTTTCATGCTTGGCCGTTATG GTTCCAAAGACCTTCAATTTTAGCCTGTCTGGTGCATCTTCAAGATCTTGCAAATATGTTTTAAATACACTCATGCAG ACGTTTCAAATCAAACGTCTTGCTCATGCTGTGAAGGAGGGTACCCTGGACAACCTTATTACGGAGTTACTTCTTTGGCTTTTGGATGAAAGAGTTCCTCTTATGGATGATGGCAGTCAATTACTCAAAGCACTAAATGTTTTAATGCTTAAGATCCTG GATAATGCTGAGCGAACATCCTCTTTTGTTGTGCTAATTACTTTATTGAGGCCTTTGGACCCTTCAAGATGGCCATCACCTACACCAACAGAGTCTCTTGCTGTAAAGAATCAGAAGTTTTCAGACTTAGTTGTCAAATGTTTAATTAAGTTGACAAAG GTTCTTCAGAGTACAATCTATGAAGTTGACCTTGATCGAATTCTTCAGAGCATTCATATCTATTTACAAGAACTAGGAATGGAAGAAATACGTAAAAG GGCTGGTGCTGATGATAAGCCATTAAGAATGGTGAAAACTGTCTTGCATGAACTTGTCAAGCTTCGAGGGACGGCAATTAAAGGTCACCTTTCAATGGTTCCTATAGATGCTGAACCTCAGCCAATAATTCTAGCATACATTGATCTTAATCTTCAG ACCCTTGCAGCAGCTAGAATGTTGACACCATCGGGACCTATGGGTCAAACTCACTGGGGTGATGCTGCATCGAACAGTCCAAACCCATCTACTCACTCAGCTGATGCGCAATTGAAG CAAGAGCTTGCAGCTGTCTTCAAGAAAATTGGTGATAAGCAGACATGTACAATTGGTCTGTATGAACTCTATCGAATAACCCAGCTGTATCCAAAG GTTGACATATTCTCTCAGCTTCAGAATGCAAGTGAAGCATTTAGAACCTATATCAGAGATGGGCTAGCTCAG GTGGAGAAAAATGCGGCAGCTGGAAGAACACCCTCTAGTCTTCCATTATCCACGCCTCCTCCAATAGCAGCAATACCTTCTCCAAAATTTGCACCTTCTCCTGTTCATACAAAATCGATTAGTGGCAAAACAGAGTCTAACGAAGATGATGCCAGCGCTGAGGCACAACAGGCCTTCAGAGGAGACGATTCTAGATTACATTCTATGGACCAACAAACCGATAGATACCAGACTTCAG CAGGGACATTGGATGCTCTTCGGGAAAGGATGAAAAGCATTCAAGCCGCAGCTGTAGGTCATTTCGATGGATCCCAGGCTCGGCCACTGGCAAGTATGAACGGAAGTAATATGCTCCATGCTGGGACACAATTGGATGGTGAACCCCAACAACAAAGTAATATTCCGCCCATGGATGAACGAGCTCTATCTGGGTTGCAAGCACGAATGGAGAGGCTAAAGAGTGGATCTATGGAACCACTATAG